In Thalassophryne amazonica chromosome 14, fThaAma1.1, whole genome shotgun sequence, one DNA window encodes the following:
- the LOC117524243 gene encoding serine/threonine-protein kinase Nek2-like, which translates to MSKHLKDRLIQEISLLKELDHPNIVKYVDHFIKKKKVYVVMEYCEGGDLAHAIKRCIKKSLLLPEKFIRQVLRQLTSALEHCHRRPDGSVILHQDIKPANVFVDSDLNVKLGDFGLADILSSRNEYLKIQSGTPLYMCPEKLNKTFYHEKSDIWALGCLLYELCALKPLFAGKGGKRLIKRVNRGKVKRIPSQYSDELNSLIGDMLQVLDFLRPSTEEILHSSLLTQQKKRAGDSAHHLPAPTTAADVSPREPQDTPKKAQKRRLDVEQHQPRKKKRKRSCDMDCCMGSDPNHKEEALDSAVAHQPYQHPQPTISQPSNESVPSTESMIIKAQLRWVGHVMCMDDQWRPKMVLLLIYANYVSES; encoded by the exons ATGAGCAAGCATCTCAAGGACAGGCTCATCCAGGAAATCAGCCTCCTGAAGGAGCTCGACCACCCAAATATAGTAAAGTACGTTGATCACTTCATAAAGAAGAAGAAGGTTTACGTTGTGATGGAGTATTGTGAGGGTGGTGATCTGGCCCACGCCATCAAGCGCTGCAtcaaaaaaag TCTTCTCCTCCCTGAGAAATTCATTCGTCAGGTTTTGAGACAGCTCACCTCAGCCCTGGAACACTGCCACAGACGCCCCGATGGCAGTGTCATTCTCCATCAGGACATTAAGCCAGCTAACGTTTTTGTCGACTCCGATTTAAACGTGAAGCTGGGTGATTTTGGACTAGCGGACATCCTCTCCAGTAGGAACGAGTACTTGAAAATACAGTCTGGGACGCCTCTCTACATGTGTCCA gaaaaactCAACAAGACCTTTTATCATGAAAAGTCTGATATCTGGGCACTGGGATGTCTCCTTTATGAGCTGTGTGCTTTAAA GCCTCTGTTTGCTGGTAAAGGAGGAAAACGTCTTATCAAGAGAGTCAACCGCGGGAAGGTCAAAAGAATTCCATCCCAGTATTCAGATGAGCTGAACTCTCTGATTGGAGACATGCTGCAAGTATTG GACTTTCTGAGGCCGTCCACTGAAGAGATCCTCCACAGCAGCCTGCTCACTCAGCAGAAGAAGAGAGCTGGTGACTCTGCTCATCATCTCCCTGCACCTACAACAGCTGCAGACGTCAGTCCCAGGGAGCCACAAGACACTCCAAAAAAAGCACAGAAGCGGAGACTGGACGTTGAGCAGCATCAGCCAAGAAAGAAGAAGCGAAAAA gatcatgtgacatggattg CTGCATGGGAAGTGACCCAAACCACAAAGAGGAAGCTCTGGACAGTGCTGTGGCACACCAGCCCTACCAGCACCCCCAGCCAACCATCAGCCAACCCTCCAATGAGAGTGTCCCAAGCACTGAAAGCATGATCATAAAAGCACAGCTCAGATGGGTGGGTCATGTGATGTGCATGGATGACCAGTGGAGGCCCAAAATG GTCCTTCTGCTGATTTATGCCAACTATGTCAGTGAAAGTTGA